Proteins from a genomic interval of Stenotrophomonas maltophilia:
- a CDS encoding O-acetyl-ADP-ribose deacetylase, which translates to MKIEVWQGDITTLAVDAIVNAANETLLGGGGVDGAIHRAAGPALLAECEQLPELRPGVRCPTGEVRATGAHALPARHVLHTVGPVWHDGQRDEPALLANCYWKSLQLAESLGVQSIAFPAISCGVYGYPLYQAAQIAVTETLAWQRSHVQPMRIVLVAFNTATAKAYQQALATAGQSTESEPRGTLLPPLGDAGLAAAH; encoded by the coding sequence ATGAAGATCGAAGTTTGGCAGGGCGACATCACGACCCTGGCGGTGGATGCGATCGTCAACGCGGCCAACGAAACACTGCTCGGTGGCGGCGGTGTCGACGGCGCGATCCATCGTGCAGCCGGCCCCGCATTGCTGGCCGAATGCGAGCAGTTGCCGGAGCTGCGCCCGGGCGTGCGTTGCCCGACCGGCGAAGTGCGCGCCACCGGTGCCCATGCGCTGCCGGCACGCCACGTACTGCACACGGTCGGTCCGGTCTGGCATGACGGCCAGCGCGACGAACCGGCACTGCTGGCCAACTGCTACTGGAAATCGCTGCAGCTTGCCGAGTCGCTGGGCGTACAGTCGATCGCGTTCCCGGCCATCAGTTGCGGCGTGTATGGCTATCCGCTGTACCAGGCTGCACAGATCGCGGTGACGGAAACGCTGGCATGGCAGCGCAGCCACGTGCAACCGATGCGCATCGTGCTGGTCGCGTTCAACACGGCCACTGCCAAGGCCTACCAGCAGGCGCTGGCCACCGCCGGACAGAGCACGGAAAGCGAGCCACGCGGCACGCTGCTGCCGCCGCTCGGCGATGCAGGCCTTGCCGCCGCGCATTGA
- a CDS encoding ABC transporter substrate-binding protein, protein MRLAALTLTVAAVLVAGGCNRIGSSGDAGKAASLDFDKPVSGEITSRSGINFNDGSHHQLYQIKLEDRELVGLKLTGALSGSIAVFNNGSLVSTSNTGYEREGDVSLAFRANGGGTYQVAVNADGPTAFGPYRLRAEKLKPYDGKPLAGSGEIVDMLASDSQDYTLQVDKAGLYEIRLVSDVFDPVLKLSGQGVEAENDDGNDSTNSRLTLSLKPGKYTLTARGLGSGVNGMFTLSANRIELPGNLVERDGTALPKSGSVYTMLDNDGRRRFLLTLDRPADVRLDAISSQVDTVLRVVGGDVELTNDDGGNGTNARLEETLPAGHYTVDVSGLNNGAGMVEVRVQVEGASADGAAASAARAAADAAAAVADDAAAVEAASR, encoded by the coding sequence ATGCGTTTGGCAGCACTCACACTGACCGTAGCCGCGGTCCTGGTCGCCGGCGGTTGCAACCGCATCGGCAGCAGTGGTGACGCAGGCAAGGCCGCGTCGCTCGATTTCGACAAGCCGGTGTCCGGCGAGATCACCTCGCGCAGCGGCATCAACTTCAACGACGGCAGCCATCACCAGCTCTACCAGATCAAGCTGGAAGACAGGGAACTGGTCGGCCTGAAGCTGACCGGTGCCCTCAGCGGCTCGATCGCCGTGTTCAACAACGGCAGCCTGGTGTCCACCAGCAACACCGGTTACGAACGCGAAGGCGACGTCTCGCTGGCGTTCCGTGCCAATGGCGGCGGCACCTACCAGGTGGCGGTCAATGCCGATGGCCCGACCGCCTTTGGTCCGTATCGCCTGCGCGCCGAGAAGCTGAAACCCTACGACGGCAAGCCGTTGGCGGGCAGTGGCGAAATCGTGGACATGCTGGCCAGTGACTCGCAGGACTACACCCTGCAGGTGGACAAGGCCGGCCTGTACGAAATCCGCCTGGTGTCGGATGTCTTCGATCCGGTGCTGAAGCTGTCGGGCCAGGGCGTTGAAGCCGAGAACGACGATGGCAACGACAGCACCAACTCGCGGCTGACCCTGTCGCTGAAGCCGGGCAAGTACACCCTGACCGCGCGCGGCCTCGGCAGCGGCGTCAATGGCATGTTCACCCTGTCGGCCAACCGCATCGAACTGCCGGGGAATCTGGTCGAGCGCGATGGTACCGCCCTGCCGAAGTCGGGCAGCGTGTACACCATGCTGGACAACGACGGCCGTCGCCGCTTCCTGCTGACCCTGGATCGTCCCGCCGACGTGCGCCTGGATGCGATCTCCAGCCAGGTCGATACCGTGCTGCGCGTGGTCGGCGGGGATGTCGAGCTGACCAACGACGACGGTGGCAATGGCACCAATGCGCGGCTGGAAGAAACGCTGCCGGCCGGCCACTACACCGTCGACGTGTCCGGCCTGAACAATGGCGCAGGCATGGTGGAAGTGCGCGTGCAGGTTGAGGGCGCCAGTGCCGACGGTGCTGCCGCGTCGGCTGCACGCGCCGCAGCCGACGCGGCAGCCGCCGTGGCCGATGACGCTGCTGCGGTGGAAGCTGCCAGTCGTTGA
- a CDS encoding class I fructose-bisphosphate aldolase, whose protein sequence is MSIEQLAETAQAMVAPGKGIIAIDESTATIAKRFAGVGIENTEENRRAYRELLLTTPKLNEHISGAILYDETIRQSTRDGVPFAKYMADHGMIPGIKVDKGAHPLAGCPGELVTEGLDGLRERLQEYYKLGARFAKWRAVINIGESIPSGTCIESNAHALARYAALCQECGLVPMVEPEVIMDGDHDIETCYEVTEATLRSLFDALYQQNVLLEGTILKASMVISGKNCDEQADVEEVAESTVMCLKSTVPAILPGVVFLSGGQSDEQSTEHLNAMNQLGNLPWPLSFSYGRAMQQAALKLWAKDMKGNYAAAQKTVYERAKDNGLAALGKWNG, encoded by the coding sequence ATGAGCATCGAACAGCTGGCCGAAACCGCCCAGGCCATGGTCGCCCCGGGCAAGGGCATCATCGCGATCGACGAATCCACCGCTACCATCGCCAAGCGTTTCGCCGGCGTCGGTATCGAGAACACCGAGGAGAACCGTCGTGCCTACCGCGAGCTGCTGCTGACCACGCCGAAGCTCAACGAGCACATTTCCGGCGCCATCCTGTACGACGAAACCATCCGCCAGTCGACCAGGGACGGCGTGCCGTTCGCCAAGTACATGGCCGACCACGGCATGATTCCGGGCATCAAGGTGGACAAGGGTGCGCACCCGCTGGCCGGCTGCCCGGGCGAACTGGTCACCGAAGGCCTGGACGGCCTGCGCGAGCGCCTGCAGGAGTACTACAAGCTGGGTGCGCGCTTCGCCAAGTGGCGTGCGGTCATCAACATCGGCGAGAGCATTCCGTCGGGCACCTGCATCGAGTCCAACGCTCACGCGCTGGCCCGTTATGCCGCCCTGTGCCAGGAATGCGGCCTGGTGCCGATGGTCGAGCCGGAAGTGATCATGGACGGCGACCACGACATCGAGACCTGCTACGAAGTCACCGAAGCCACCCTGCGTTCGCTGTTCGACGCGCTGTACCAGCAGAACGTGCTGCTGGAAGGCACCATCCTGAAGGCGTCGATGGTCATCTCCGGCAAGAACTGCGATGAGCAGGCCGACGTCGAGGAAGTGGCCGAGTCGACCGTGATGTGCCTGAAGAGCACCGTGCCGGCGATCCTGCCGGGCGTGGTGTTCCTGTCCGGTGGCCAGAGCGACGAACAGTCGACCGAGCACCTGAACGCGATGAACCAGCTGGGCAACCTGCCGTGGCCGCTGAGCTTCTCCTACGGCCGCGCCATGCAGCAGGCCGCGCTGAAGCTGTGGGCCAAGGACATGAAGGGCAACTACGCCGCTGCCCAGAAGACCGTGTACGAGCGCGCCAAGGACAACGGCCTGGCCGCGCTGGGCAAGTGGAACGGTTGA
- the pyk gene encoding pyruvate kinase, whose amino-acid sequence MFERQRRTKILATLGPATDPPGVLEDLFRAGVNVVRLNFSHGDPSGQAKRAAEVRAAAARVGVEVGILADLPGPKIRIERFAEGKVQLKAGNRFDLIASTNAGPGDATQVGVSYLGLPQDVGPGDVLLLDDGLMQLQVVEVQGERIINTVLNDGVLSDRKGLNKQGGGLSLGALTERDKELIGIVAKIGVDFIAVSFCRNAQDMNDARDIARSHGCDAALVSKIERTEAIENLEEIVEASDVVMVARGDLGVEIGDAELPGLQKKIIKASLAQNKVVITATQMLQSMVESPIPTRAEVLDVANSVIDGTDAVMLSAETAAGAWPVKAVEAMARICLGAERQFQTETDFNASPRNLERADQAIAMATMFLSQHVGVRAIVAMTESGGTARYLSRFRAKAPVFAVTRHDGARRQMALMRDVYPINFDSRGLTPREAARGSIRLLVEAELLQAGDRVVFTSGEHMETLGATNTLRLLEVGDDGRAIGLGDL is encoded by the coding sequence ATGTTCGAGCGTCAGCGTCGCACCAAGATCCTTGCCACCCTCGGCCCGGCCACTGATCCGCCGGGCGTGCTGGAGGATCTGTTCCGCGCCGGCGTCAACGTGGTGCGCCTCAACTTCAGCCACGGTGACCCCTCCGGCCAGGCCAAGCGTGCTGCCGAAGTGCGTGCCGCCGCCGCCCGCGTGGGTGTGGAAGTGGGCATCCTGGCCGACCTGCCAGGCCCGAAGATCCGCATCGAGCGCTTCGCCGAAGGCAAGGTGCAACTGAAGGCGGGCAACCGCTTCGACCTGATCGCCAGCACCAACGCCGGCCCGGGTGATGCCACCCAGGTCGGTGTCAGTTACCTCGGCCTGCCGCAGGATGTCGGCCCGGGTGATGTGCTGCTGCTCGACGATGGCCTGATGCAGCTGCAGGTGGTCGAGGTGCAGGGCGAACGCATCATCAACACCGTGCTCAACGACGGCGTACTGTCCGACCGCAAGGGCCTGAACAAGCAGGGCGGCGGCCTGTCGCTGGGCGCGCTGACCGAGCGTGACAAGGAGCTGATCGGCATCGTCGCCAAGATCGGCGTCGACTTCATCGCCGTGTCGTTCTGCCGCAACGCGCAGGACATGAACGACGCGCGTGATATCGCCCGCTCGCATGGCTGTGACGCTGCGCTGGTGTCGAAGATCGAGCGCACCGAGGCCATCGAGAACCTGGAAGAAATCGTCGAGGCCAGCGACGTGGTGATGGTGGCCCGTGGCGACCTCGGCGTGGAAATCGGCGATGCCGAACTGCCGGGCCTGCAGAAGAAGATCATCAAGGCCTCGCTGGCGCAGAACAAGGTGGTGATCACCGCCACGCAGATGCTGCAGTCGATGGTGGAAAGCCCGATCCCGACCCGTGCTGAAGTGCTGGACGTGGCCAACTCGGTCATCGATGGCACCGATGCGGTGATGCTGTCGGCCGAGACCGCTGCCGGTGCCTGGCCGGTCAAGGCCGTCGAAGCGATGGCGCGCATCTGCCTGGGGGCCGAGCGCCAGTTCCAGACCGAGACCGACTTCAACGCTTCGCCGCGCAACCTGGAACGTGCCGACCAGGCCATTGCCATGGCCACCATGTTCCTGTCCCAGCACGTGGGCGTGCGCGCGATCGTGGCGATGACCGAATCCGGTGGCACTGCGCGTTACCTGTCGCGTTTCCGTGCCAAGGCGCCGGTGTTCGCGGTCACCCGCCATGACGGTGCACGCCGGCAGATGGCGCTGATGCGCGATGTCTATCCGATCAATTTCGACAGCCGCGGCCTGACCCCGCGCGAAGCCGCGCGTGGCAGCATCCGCCTGCTGGTCGAAGCCGAATTGCTGCAGGCCGGCGACCGCGTCGTGTTCACCAGCGGCGAGCATATGGAAACCCTGGGCGCGACCAACACCCTGCGCCTGCTGGAAGTGGGCGACGACGGCCGCGCCATCGGCCTGGGCGATCTGTAA
- a CDS encoding HAD hydrolase-like protein — protein sequence MSAGHGKDVLFFDLDGTLIDSQVGITACIAYALQKMDHPVPAQETLLGWIGPSLRTTFAPLFGEPARVEQAVGYYRERFDAEGWREHTVYPQIEDTLRTLHGRGHRLAVVTAKNEPHARRILAHLPFGGLFEEIVGSTLDGSRSHKPELVGEALRRLQVQPVQCWMVGDRRMDIEGARHHGLRSVGVLWGFGGEAELTEAGAGQLAREPAQLTTLLA from the coding sequence ATGAGTGCCGGCCACGGCAAGGATGTCCTGTTCTTCGACCTGGACGGCACGCTGATCGATTCGCAGGTGGGCATCACCGCCTGCATCGCCTACGCGCTGCAGAAGATGGACCATCCGGTGCCGGCGCAGGAAACGCTGCTGGGCTGGATCGGTCCGTCGCTGCGCACCACCTTCGCGCCGCTGTTCGGTGAACCGGCGCGGGTGGAGCAGGCGGTGGGCTATTACCGCGAGCGCTTCGACGCCGAAGGTTGGCGCGAGCACACGGTGTACCCGCAGATTGAAGACACGTTGCGTACGCTGCATGGTCGTGGCCACCGCCTGGCGGTGGTCACTGCCAAGAACGAGCCGCACGCGCGCCGCATCCTCGCCCACCTGCCTTTTGGTGGATTGTTCGAGGAGATCGTCGGTTCGACTCTGGACGGTTCGCGCAGCCACAAGCCGGAACTGGTCGGGGAGGCGCTGCGCCGCCTGCAGGTGCAGCCCGTGCAGTGCTGGATGGTCGGCGACCGCCGCATGGACATCGAGGGCGCTCGCCACCATGGTCTGCGAAGCGTGGGCGTGCTGTGGGGCTTTGGTGGTGAAGCGGAACTCACTGAAGCCGGTGCGGGCCAGCTGGCACGCGAGCCGGCACAGCTGACGACGCTGTTGGCCTGA
- a CDS encoding phosphoglycerate kinase codes for MSIVRMTDLDLSGKRVLIRQDLNVPIENGRITSEQRITASLPTLKRALEQGAAVMVTSHLGRPKEGVWTEADSLAPVAARLSELLGREVPLVRDWIDGVDVQPGQLVLLENCRMNVGEGKDDEALSKKYAALCDVFVMDAFGTAHRAQASTHGVIRFAPVAAGGPLLMAELDALAQALDAPAKPLLAIVAGSKVSTKLELLANLVVKVDQLIVGGGIANTFIAAAGYNVGKSLCEPDLLDTARKIVADAKARGADIPLPVDVVTAKQFLPDAVAEVKAVDAVAEDDLILDIGPQTAAQYAQLIEKAGTVVWNGPVGVFEFEAFSKGTEALARAIASSPAFSIAGGGDTLAAVDKFDIAKDVSYISTGGGAFLEFLEGKTLPAVAALDARGA; via the coding sequence ATGTCCATCGTCCGCATGACCGACCTCGACCTCTCCGGCAAGCGCGTGCTGATCCGCCAGGATCTGAACGTGCCGATCGAGAATGGCCGCATCACTTCCGAACAGCGCATCACCGCTTCGCTGCCGACGCTCAAGCGCGCGCTGGAGCAGGGCGCGGCGGTGATGGTCACCTCGCACCTAGGTCGCCCGAAGGAAGGCGTGTGGACCGAAGCCGACTCACTCGCACCGGTGGCGGCGCGCCTGTCCGAGCTGCTCGGCCGCGAGGTTCCGCTGGTGCGCGACTGGATCGACGGCGTCGACGTGCAGCCGGGCCAGCTGGTGCTGCTGGAAAACTGCCGCATGAACGTCGGCGAGGGCAAGGACGATGAGGCCCTGTCGAAGAAGTACGCCGCGCTGTGCGACGTGTTCGTGATGGATGCGTTTGGTACCGCGCATCGCGCCCAGGCCTCCACCCACGGCGTCATCCGCTTCGCCCCGGTGGCTGCCGGTGGCCCGCTGCTGATGGCCGAGCTGGATGCACTGGCACAGGCGCTGGACGCACCGGCCAAGCCGTTGCTGGCCATTGTTGCCGGCAGCAAGGTCAGCACCAAGCTGGAACTGCTGGCCAACCTGGTCGTCAAGGTCGATCAGCTGATCGTCGGTGGCGGCATCGCCAACACCTTCATCGCTGCCGCTGGCTACAACGTCGGCAAGTCGCTGTGCGAGCCGGATCTGCTGGACACCGCCAGGAAGATCGTGGCCGATGCCAAGGCGCGTGGCGCCGACATTCCACTGCCGGTGGACGTGGTCACCGCCAAGCAGTTCCTGCCCGACGCCGTCGCCGAAGTGAAGGCGGTCGATGCCGTTGCCGAAGACGATCTGATCCTGGATATCGGCCCGCAGACCGCCGCGCAGTACGCGCAGCTGATCGAGAAGGCCGGCACCGTGGTCTGGAACGGCCCGGTCGGTGTGTTCGAGTTCGAAGCCTTCAGCAAGGGCACCGAAGCACTGGCCCGCGCGATTGCCAGCTCGCCGGCCTTCTCCATCGCGGGCGGCGGCGACACTCTGGCGGCGGTCGACAAGTTCGATATCGCCAAGGACGTCAGCTACATCTCCACCGGTGGCGGCGCGTTCCTGGAGTTCCTGGAAGGCAAGACCCTGCCTGCAGTGGCGGCGCTCGACGCGCGCGGCGCATGA
- a CDS encoding DUF3999 domain-containing protein: MKTWSRAMLPAMFGLLAAVAAQAADYRTQYAEQWPLTLSSAQSGAYRVVLEPAIYRRAGTADLSDLQVFNAAGQSLPSALLAPDQPLAQPPVQRELPWFALPPLAEAQRNDLQLLTERDTDGRVRRVEARVSGGAVANGQGGWLIDASVLGQQPLAALVLDWADSGQPLQAQVQLDASDDLQHWRPIGRDIPLVDLQRAGKRLLQRRLQVDGEARYLRVLAQGDARLPTLRSVLAELPPAPATLPWEWLSLEPTSKGKGEYTFEMDGRFPVARADVASTDNSLVQWTLFSRDDESAEWQRRSAPWIAYQLQQGAQGPRQQSAAQTLGGVHRDRYWKLVANPAETATAPSLRLGYQPEVLVFLSQGAAPYALAVGSSTARRMEAPIGVLIEELRQRNDPSWQPTLARLEGSPEPLAGDVALQPQRDWKAWLLWALLGLGVLVVGGLAVSLLRQKPAPSA; encoded by the coding sequence ATGAAGACGTGGAGCAGGGCCATGCTGCCGGCGATGTTCGGCCTGCTGGCCGCCGTCGCGGCGCAGGCCGCCGATTACCGCACGCAGTACGCCGAACAGTGGCCGCTGACGTTGTCCAGCGCGCAGTCCGGTGCCTATCGCGTCGTGCTGGAGCCGGCGATCTACCGTCGCGCCGGTACCGCGGACCTGAGCGATCTGCAGGTGTTCAACGCGGCTGGCCAATCGTTGCCGTCTGCACTGCTGGCGCCCGATCAACCGCTGGCGCAGCCGCCGGTACAGCGTGAACTGCCCTGGTTCGCACTGCCGCCGCTGGCCGAAGCACAGCGCAACGATCTGCAATTGCTGACCGAGCGCGATACCGATGGCCGCGTGCGTCGCGTCGAGGCACGCGTGAGTGGCGGTGCCGTGGCGAACGGGCAGGGAGGCTGGCTGATCGACGCCAGCGTGCTCGGCCAGCAGCCATTGGCGGCCCTGGTGCTGGATTGGGCCGACAGTGGCCAGCCGCTGCAGGCACAGGTGCAGCTGGATGCCAGCGACGACCTGCAGCACTGGCGTCCGATCGGGCGCGATATCCCGCTGGTCGACCTGCAGCGCGCTGGCAAGCGCCTGCTGCAGCGCCGCCTGCAGGTGGACGGCGAGGCCCGCTACCTGCGCGTGCTGGCGCAGGGCGATGCACGCCTGCCGACGCTGCGCAGCGTACTGGCCGAGTTGCCGCCGGCGCCGGCGACGCTGCCGTGGGAGTGGCTGTCGCTGGAGCCGACCTCGAAGGGCAAGGGCGAATACACCTTCGAGATGGATGGCCGTTTCCCGGTGGCCCGCGCGGATGTGGCCAGCACCGACAACAGCCTGGTGCAGTGGACGTTGTTCAGCCGCGACGACGAAAGTGCGGAGTGGCAGCGCCGCAGTGCGCCGTGGATTGCTTACCAGCTGCAGCAGGGCGCACAGGGCCCGCGGCAGCAGTCGGCTGCGCAGACACTGGGCGGCGTGCATCGCGACCGCTACTGGAAGTTGGTCGCGAACCCTGCCGAAACCGCGACTGCGCCGTCCCTGCGCCTGGGCTACCAGCCGGAAGTACTGGTGTTCCTGAGCCAGGGCGCGGCGCCCTATGCACTGGCGGTGGGCAGCAGCACTGCACGCAGGATGGAGGCGCCGATCGGTGTGCTGATCGAGGAGCTGCGCCAGCGCAATGACCCGTCATGGCAACCCACGCTGGCGCGCCTGGAAGGCAGCCCGGAGCCGCTGGCGGGAGACGTGGCACTGCAGCCGCAGCGCGACTGGAAGGCGTGGTTGCTGTGGGCACTGCTGGGGCTGGGGGTGCTGGTGGTGGGTGGCCTGGCGGTCAGCCTGCTTCGGCAGAAGCCTGCGCCTTCGGCGTAG
- a CDS encoding DUF2339 domain-containing protein, producing MEALIALVVLVLLAIPLLLVVALVMIAGLRRRVAALESTLAAAPVSRPATVATATEAAPARPVVTPSASADPPFLRPVAAATPQPPQPSVPEAPPAETPAPRPVTPPPVPLAPPLPAEPAPPNVIERGIGAVKRWFTEGNVPVKIGMLVLLAGVAALLKYVSDQGWLVLPIELRLAGVTVGALGLLAFGWHQRERRRMFALALQGGAIGVLLLTIFAAFKRFELVTPGFAFVSSIALVAGLCVLAVVQNSRTLAVLGILAGFMAPLWLSTGSGNHVGLFSYYAVLNAGIFTIAWFRPWRALNLLGFAFTFGIGTFWGVLQYAPDKFSSTEPFLLLFFAFYLLIPLLYARRQPAGRRDLVDGSLVFGTPLVAFSLQAGMLHEQPMTLALCALGLAAIYAVLAWALIRRASYTVLAQSHAVLAVGFATLAVPLALSARATGAVFALEGAGLAWLGLRQKRWLPQVSGALLQMGAAFAFVAGADHWLEDARFLLNPTAIGALLLALAGFASAWSYQRRPRHEVALVYYLWGLLWWLGGLVHEITRFFPYRIEVDALLVLAAVTAWLAAEMQRHQPARALGVTALAMLALGFPLALMQSDAHHQPFAGYGALAWAVFAVLGVRTLLCLRQGGDSVARIAQFLWWLLWPSLLSLLALWGGGEAGLAQGWTLLLVTLPWLLLASLSLWRWSALRWPLGEAFDRVRTPLQCVLFGLLSIGWLLGQLLPGDASPLLWLPVLNPAELGQWLSLLLLARWLYSDQAPKALLGTRMPLLSLATFVALTSVVLHGVHQWGGLSWNASMMRFSLAQTSLTVLWSVLGVIAWVWGSRRGQRVLWMVGAVLMGVVLAKLVIVDRQHLGNLLGIASFIAYGLLCTVVGYLAPAPPSAAPSVEEKQ from the coding sequence ATGGAAGCATTGATAGCCCTGGTGGTACTGGTCCTGCTGGCCATCCCGCTGCTGCTGGTGGTGGCGCTGGTGATGATCGCCGGCCTGCGCCGTCGTGTGGCCGCGCTGGAAAGCACGCTGGCGGCTGCACCTGTCTCCCGGCCGGCCACTGTGGCCACCGCCACCGAAGCGGCGCCTGCTCGGCCGGTGGTGACACCTTCGGCCAGCGCCGATCCTCCGTTCCTGCGGCCGGTCGCGGCGGCGACACCACAACCGCCGCAGCCGTCAGTGCCTGAAGCCCCGCCTGCCGAGACGCCTGCGCCCCGTCCGGTCACGCCGCCGCCGGTACCGTTGGCGCCACCGCTGCCGGCCGAACCGGCGCCGCCAAACGTGATCGAACGCGGCATCGGTGCGGTCAAGCGCTGGTTCACCGAGGGCAACGTGCCGGTCAAGATCGGCATGCTGGTGCTGCTGGCCGGTGTTGCCGCGCTGCTGAAGTACGTCAGTGACCAGGGCTGGCTGGTGCTGCCGATCGAGCTGCGCCTGGCCGGGGTCACCGTGGGCGCGCTGGGCCTGCTGGCCTTCGGCTGGCACCAGCGCGAACGCAGGCGCATGTTCGCGCTTGCGCTGCAGGGCGGTGCCATCGGCGTGCTGCTGCTGACCATCTTCGCCGCCTTCAAGCGATTCGAGCTGGTCACCCCGGGCTTTGCCTTCGTCAGCTCGATCGCGCTGGTGGCAGGCCTGTGCGTGCTGGCGGTGGTACAGAACTCGCGCACCCTGGCGGTGCTGGGCATCCTGGCCGGCTTCATGGCGCCGTTGTGGCTGTCCACCGGCAGCGGCAACCACGTGGGGTTGTTCAGCTACTACGCGGTCCTCAACGCCGGCATTTTCACCATCGCCTGGTTCCGCCCGTGGCGCGCGCTGAACCTGCTGGGTTTCGCCTTCACGTTCGGCATCGGTACGTTCTGGGGCGTGCTGCAGTACGCCCCGGACAAATTCAGCAGTACCGAGCCGTTCCTGCTGTTGTTCTTCGCTTTCTACCTGCTGATCCCGCTGCTGTACGCACGCCGGCAGCCGGCCGGCCGCCGCGACCTGGTCGATGGCAGCCTGGTGTTCGGTACGCCGCTGGTCGCGTTCTCGCTGCAGGCCGGCATGCTGCATGAGCAGCCGATGACGCTGGCCCTGTGTGCGCTGGGCCTGGCCGCGATCTACGCCGTGCTGGCGTGGGCGTTGATCCGACGTGCGTCGTACACCGTGCTGGCGCAGTCGCACGCGGTGCTGGCGGTGGGCTTTGCCACGCTGGCGGTGCCGCTGGCCCTGTCGGCACGCGCCACCGGCGCGGTGTTCGCGCTGGAAGGTGCCGGCCTGGCCTGGTTGGGCCTGCGCCAGAAGCGCTGGCTGCCGCAGGTGTCTGGCGCGTTGCTGCAGATGGGCGCCGCGTTCGCCTTCGTGGCCGGCGCCGATCATTGGCTTGAAGATGCCCGCTTCCTGCTCAACCCGACCGCCATCGGCGCGCTGCTGCTGGCGCTGGCAGGTTTCGCCTCCGCCTGGAGCTACCAGCGCCGGCCGCGCCATGAGGTCGCACTGGTCTACTACCTGTGGGGCCTGCTGTGGTGGCTGGGCGGCCTGGTGCACGAGATCACCCGCTTCTTCCCGTACCGCATCGAAGTGGACGCGCTGCTGGTACTGGCTGCGGTCACCGCGTGGCTGGCCGCCGAAATGCAGCGCCACCAGCCAGCGCGTGCACTGGGCGTGACCGCGCTGGCGATGCTGGCGCTGGGCTTCCCGCTGGCGCTGATGCAGAGCGACGCGCACCACCAGCCGTTTGCCGGCTACGGTGCGTTGGCATGGGCGGTGTTCGCGGTACTGGGCGTGCGCACGCTGCTGTGCCTGCGCCAGGGCGGTGACAGCGTGGCGCGCATCGCGCAGTTCCTGTGGTGGCTGCTGTGGCCATCGCTGCTCTCGCTGCTGGCCCTTTGGGGCGGCGGCGAGGCCGGTCTGGCGCAGGGGTGGACGCTGCTGCTGGTCACATTGCCGTGGCTGCTGCTGGCGTCGCTGTCGCTGTGGCGCTGGAGTGCGCTGCGCTGGCCGCTGGGTGAAGCGTTCGACCGCGTGCGCACGCCGCTGCAGTGCGTGCTGTTCGGCCTGCTGTCGATCGGCTGGCTGCTGGGCCAGCTGTTGCCGGGCGATGCTTCCCCGCTGCTGTGGCTGCCGGTGCTGAACCCGGCCGAGCTTGGACAGTGGCTGAGCCTGTTGCTGCTCGCGCGCTGGCTGTACAGCGACCAGGCGCCGAAGGCACTGTTGGGTACCCGCATGCCACTGCTGTCACTGGCAACGTTCGTTGCGTTGACCAGCGTGGTGCTGCATGGCGTGCATCAGTGGGGCGGCCTGTCGTGGAACGCATCGATGATGCGCTTCAGCCTGGCGCAGACCAGCCTGACCGTGCTGTGGAGCGTGCTCGGCGTGATCGCGTGGGTCTGGGGTTCGCGCCGCGGCCAGCGCGTGTTGTGGATGGTCGGTGCCGTGCTGATGGGCGTGGTGCTGGCCAAACTGGTCATTGTCGATCGCCAGCACCTGGGCAACCTGCTGGGAATCGCATCGTTCATCGCCTACGGCCTGTTGTGCACCGTCGTGGGTTATCTGGCACCGGCACCGCCCAGCGCGGCGCCGAGCGTGGAGGAAAAGCAATGA